In the Hordeum vulgare subsp. vulgare chromosome 7H, MorexV3_pseudomolecules_assembly, whole genome shotgun sequence genome, one interval contains:
- the LOC123412512 gene encoding probable LRR receptor-like serine/threonine-protein kinase At2g23950: protein MASSVSDPPLLPVAVVLLLLCAAPFLAFSSEPLNAEVMALVAIKQGLVDSHGVLSNWDEDSVDPCSWAMITCSPHNLVIGLGAPSQGLSGTLSGRIANLTNLEQVLLQNNNITGRLPPELGALPRLQTLDLSNNRFSGRVPDTLGHLSKLRYLRLNNNSLSGPFPASLASIPQLSFLDLSYNNLSGPVPFFPTRTFNIVGNPMICGSRGDCAAALLAPATGPFPLESTPTPSSRTRSKAGAVGAGAGLGASALVLFAVSCLLWRRRRRQRCPSLLLEQGGGEVAARLGNVRQFGLRELHAATDGFSGRNILGRGGFGDVYRGRLADGTAVAVKRLKDPSGASGEAQFRTEVEMISLAVHRHLLRLLGFCAAASGDRLLVYPFMPNGSVAARLRGKPALEWQTRKRIAVGAARGLLYLHEQCDPKIIHRDVKAANVLLDEHHEAVVGDFGLAKLLDHGDSHVTTAVRGTVGHIAPEYLSTGQSSDKTDVFGFGVLLLELVTGQRALEVGKGSGLNLTHKGVMLDWVRKVHQEKMLDLLVDQELGPHYDRIEVAEMVQVALLCTQFQPSHRPRMAEVLRMLEGDGLADKWEANNRPPHDGLGHDDHRNDPSGWGSFNDCHDNGSSLGSDEARSLDMAEEMELSGPR from the exons ATGGCCTCCTCTGTCTCTGACCCCCCGCTCCtccccgtcgccgtcgtcctcctcctcctctgcgccGCCCCCTTCCTCGCATTCTCGTCGGAGCCCCTCAATGCCGAAG TGATGGCGCTGGTGGCCATCAAGCAGGGGCTGGTGGACTCGCACGGCGTGCTGAGCAACTGGGACGAGGACTCCGTCGACCCCTGCAGCTGGGCCATGATCACCTGCTCCCCACACAACCTCGTCATTGGCCT GGGAGCGCCGAGCCAGGGCTTGTCGGGGACGCTGTCCGGACGGATCGCCAACCTCACTAATCTCGAGCAAGT GCTGCTGCAGAACAACAACATCACGGGGCGGCTGCCGCCGGAGCTGGGCGCGCTGCCGAGGCTCCAGACGCTGGACCTCTCCAACAACCGCTTCTCCGGCCGCGTGCCCGACACGCTGGGGCACCTGTCCAAGCTCCGGTACCT GAGGCTGAACAACAACAGCTTGTCGGGGCCGTTCCCCGCGTCGCTGGCCAGCATCCCACAGCTCTCATTCCT GGACTTGTCCTACAACAACCTCTCCGGCCCCGTCCCGTTCTTCCCCACCAGAACCTTCAA CATCGTGGGCAATCCGATGATCTGCGGGAGCCGCGGGGACTGCGCCGCCGCGCTGCTGGCGCCGGCCACCGGGCCATTCCCGCTGGAATCCACGCCCACTCCCAGCAGCA GGACCAGGTCAAAGGCTGGCGCAGTGGGAGCAGGGGCAGGCCTGGGCGCCTCCGCCCTTGTGCTTTTCGCCGTGTCATGTCTTCTTTGGAGGCGCCGGCGCCGGCAACGCTGCCCATCCCTCCTCCTCG AGCAAGGCGGCGGCgaggtggcggcgcggctggggAACGTGCGGCAGTTCGGGCTGCGGGAGCTGCACGCGGCGACGGACGGGTTCAGCGGGAGGAACATCCTGGGGAGGGGCGGGTTCGGGGACGTGTACCGGGGACGGCTGGCGGACGGCACGGCGGTGGCCGTGAAGCGGCTCAAGGACCCCAGCGGCGCGTCCGGGGAGGCGCAGTTCCGCACGGAGGTGGAGATGATCAGCCTCGCCGTCCACCGCCACCTGCTCCGCCTCCTCGGCTTctgcgccgccgcctccggcGACCGCCTCCTCGTCTACCCCTTCATGCCCAACGGCAGCGTCGCCGCCCGCCTAAGAG GGAAGCCGGCGCTGGAGTGGCAGACGCGGAAGCGGATCGCGGTGGGGGCGGCGCGGGGGCTGCTGTACCTGCACGAGCAGTGCGACCCCAAGATCATCCACCGGGACGTCAAGGCCGCCAACGTGCTGCTGGACGAGCACCACGAGGCCGTCGTCGGCGACTTCGGCCTCGCCAAGCTGCTCGACCACGGCGACTCGCACGTCACCACGGCCGTGCGCGGCACCGTCGGCCACATCGCCCCCGAGTACCTCTCCACGGGCCAGTCCTCCGACAAGACGGACGTCTTCGGCTTCGGCGTCCTGCTCCTCGAGCTCGTCACCGGCCAGCGCGCGCTCGAGGTCGGCAAGGGCTCCGGCCTCAACCTCACCCACAAAGGCGTCATGCTTGACTGG GTGAGGAAGGTGCACCAGGAGAAGATGCTGGACTTGCTGGTCGACCAGGAGCTGGGTCCTCACTACGACAGGATCGAGGTGGCCGAGATGGTGCAGGTCGCCCTGCTCTGCACCCAGTTCCAGCCGTCTCACCGCCCAAGGATGGCGGAGGTGCTGCGGATGCTCGAAGGCGACGGCCTCGCCGACAAATGGGAGGCCAACAACCGGCCGCCACACGACGGCCTTGGCCACGACGACCACCGCAACGACCCCAGCGGGTGGGGCTCCTTCAACGACTGCCATGACAATGGCAGCAGCCTCGGCAGCGACGAGGCGCGGTCCTTGGACATGGCGGAGGAGATGGAGCTGTCAGGGCCGAGGTAG